A genomic region of Metopolophium dirhodum isolate CAU chromosome 1, ASM1992520v1, whole genome shotgun sequence contains the following coding sequences:
- the LOC132937324 gene encoding lysine-specific demethylase 3A-like: MNGNQGSNSRRKMSKVELSRTSYNNYGIFLNNSEIKYFRKTCKTFLQNIICLILPPYIDKCIECQDYQMKNNLTTHGYDNITCRFYDFRQLRFKKSGILTIAGYPDPQKDIENNDLSIWLLSSHSSDPSDFNIQASTKILKDIGGQFCMFVKDEMEALSKLNLPYNGEPRQILWKKYVSGVREMCDVCRTIIFNHHFCCRKCGFAVCVDCFKAKFKRTLVTEKQTIVQRNFNKKIWLLCSNQKEHQIEKLFITQILPGNALKKMSDIMHDTCRTHNIPLDCSCNETSEKIFSPNSTDPVFDNLLNIFEQFRPNDTNDNDEDNSGLNALLNKRCKKYLKYDSTKVTEEVESEYEESKSNPRNNVEDTIYTVGHIKRKEWFLPKLSLLSDNITNAPYMWLCEGHLLRLLDPENDINYTMFQEQWTRGLPVLVSDVGNKLNSSLWHPESFSRDFGHQIHDLIDCTTSNFISDQPMSMFWNGFENSAERLCDEQGNKILLKLKDWPPSADFAETLPDRFEDLMKCLPLKEYTHRNGKYNLASRLPDCYVRPDLGPKMYTAYGSAGTMHKKVGTTNLHLDVSDAVNVMAYVAITKNCKEYDYDWHVREALKVIEEAGCDDLTLRRMYVHGEIPGALWHIYQASDADSIRDLLIKVAVEQRTSLEQITDPIHDQSHYLDKHLRKRLFREYGIKGYAIVQYYGDAVFIPAGAPHQVRNLHNCIKVAEDFVSPETVHHSFRMTQEFRQLTDNHTNHEDKLQIKNIVFHAVKDSISYLPNTIRLFLQCPVEVNQHLTGRSLPKGQLVLTDTLLDIRLNLIRFNQSKLRSDEYIHLRDAIATEGDAANIGCLTILLVTQVGSPRMMHSIANCNGRKTLIKMSWLKESNKCAKKKLNTIFLSFV; this comes from the exons ATGAATGGTAATCAAGGTTCAAATTCAAGACGCAAAATGTCTAAAGTAGAGTTATCCCGgacaa gttataataattatggtatttttttgaataattctgaaataaaatactttagaaAGACTTGTAAGACGTTTTTACAGAACATAATTTGTCTTATTTTACCACCatatattgataaatgtattgaatgtCAAGATtaccaaatgaaaaataatttgactacacatggttatgataatattacgtgTAGATTTTATGACTTCCGCcaattaagatttaaaaagtCTGGAATATTGACCATTGCTGGATATCCAGATCCTCAAAAAGATATTGAAAATAACGATTTGAGTATTTGGTTACTTAGTAGCCATTCATCTGATCCCAGTGATTTTAACATTCAAGCAtcaacaaaaattttgaaaGATATAGGTGGTCAGTTTTGCATGTTTGTCAAGGATGAAATGGAAGCATTATCAAAATTGAATTTGCCATATAACGGGGAACCACGGCAGATACTATGGAAAAAATATGTTAGTGGAGTTAGAGAAATGTGTGATGTTTGTAGAACGATAATATTCAACCACCACTTTTGTTGCCGTAAATGTGGGTTTGCGGTTTGTGTTGATTGCTTTAAGGCCAAATTCAAAAGAACTCTAGTGACTGAAAAACAAACCATTGTACAaagaaattttaacaaaaaaatttggtTACTTTGTTCAAACCAGAAAGAACATCAGATTGAAAAACTTTTCATAACCCAAATACTGCCTGGGAATGCTTTAAAAAAGATGTCAGACATAATGCATGATACATGTCGTACTCATAACATACCTTTAGATTGTAGTTGCAATGAAACATCGGAAAAGATTTTTTCTCCTAACTCTACTGATCCTGTTTTTGACAATCTTCTTAATATCTTTGAACAATTTCGCCCTAATGATACAAATGATAATGATGAAGACAATTCAGGATTAAatgctttattaaataaacgatgtaaaaagtatttgaaatatgaTTCAACTAAAGTAACTGAAGAAGTGGAATCTGAATATGAAGAGAGTAAAAGTAATCCTAGAAATAATGTTGAAGATACAATTTATACAGTTGGACATATCAAAAGAAAAGAATGGTTTTTACCCAAATTATCTTTGTTGTCGGATAATATAACCAATGCACCTTATATGTGGCTATGTGAAGGGCATCTATTACGTTTATTAGATCCAGAAAATGACATAAACTATACAATGTTtcag GAACAATGGACGCGTGGGCTACCTGTATTAGTGAGTGATGTTGGCAATAAATTAAACTCTTCGCTATGGCATCCAGAATCATTTTCTCGTGATTTTGGTCATCAAATTCATGACTTGATTGACTGTACCACTAGTAATTTTATCTCAGACCAACCAATGAGCATGTTTTGGAATGGTTTTGAAAATTCTGCGGAAAGATTGTGTGATGAACAAGGCAATAAAATACTACTGAAACTAAAAGACTGGCCGCCATCTGCAGATTTTGCAGAAACATTACCTGATAGATTTGAAGATTTGATGAAATGCTTACCACTAAAAGAGTACACACACCGTAATGGTAAATACAACTTAGCTTCTCGTCTTCCAGATTGCTATGTTCGACCAGATTTGGGACCAAAAATGTATACAGCTTATGGTAGTGCAGGTACGATGCACAAAAAAGTAGGCACCACAAACCTGCATTTGGACGTATCAGATGCTGTCAATGTTATGGCTTACGTTGCAATCACAAAGAACTGCAAAGAATATGATTACGATTGGCACGTGAGAGAAGCATTAAAAGTGATTGAAGAAGCCGGCTGTGATGATTTGACATTAAGACGAATGTATGTGCATGGAGAAATTCCTGGCGCTCTGTGGCATATTTACCAAGCCTCAGATGCTGACTCAATTAGGGATTTGTTAATCAAAGTCGCAGTTGAACAAAGAACATCTCTGGAACAAATCACCGATCCAATACACGATCAGTCCCACTATCTAGACAAACACCTTAGGAAGCGCTTGTTTAGAGAATACGGGATCAAAGGATATGCAATCGTTCAGTATTATGGTGATGCAGTATTCATTCCAGCAGGAGCTCCTCaccag GTCAGAAATTTACACAATTGTATAAAAGTAGCTGAAGACTTTGTATCGCCAGAGACCGTCCACCATTCATTTCGTATGACGCAAGAGTTCCGGCAACTAACTGACAATCATACTAACCACGAGGACAAGTTACAgatcaaaaatattgtgtttcatGCAGTCAAAGACTCAATTTCATACCTCCCAAACACTATAA ggctgttcttacaatgtccggttgaAGTTAATCAACACTTAACTGGCCGAAGTCTGCCTAAAGGTCAGTTAGTGCTAACGGACACTTTactggacatt cGTCTCAATCTCATTCGTTTCAATCAGTCGAAGTTACGATCAGATGAGTACATCCACTTGCGTGACGCTATCGCTACTGAAGGAGACGCGGCCAACATTGGTTGTTTGACCATTCTCTTAGTTACTCAGGTTGGAAGCCCACGCATGATGCATTCAATCGCGAATTGCAACGGGCGCAAGACTCTGATCAAGATGAGCTGGCTGAAAGAGTCGAATAAATGTGCAAAAAAAAAGCTAAACACCATCTTCCTctcttttgtttaa